The following are encoded in a window of Carassius auratus strain Wakin chromosome 6, ASM336829v1, whole genome shotgun sequence genomic DNA:
- the LOC113100349 gene encoding ubiquitin carboxyl-terminal hydrolase 1-like: MPGLHNEGGVVAAVCSPVKKSKLSLKFFQKKETKRALDFSEAPAEDNGTAEPEETTNHDQVVSMPCPSSPLTCEKRESLVPFIGFNNLGNTCYLNSILQVLYYCPGFKEAIKSLCQLAKLKDKQQEDGAKNEGDMGENTLPVPMELLGSFHSIISSVEQLQSSFLLNPEKYSEGELATPPRKLLNTLRQLNPMYEGYLQHDAQEVLQCILANIQEACDNIKKEQTDNQKDSTMSNGMGESNHEDDGSFDGQLSGKRKSDTEAGNAKKKPKSQSKSKKNEGNVPMTRSKRKSSSNITTESSDQRNGTEEQEKEQEEDKGSTTEEEKNDSPPKEVGKRTRRGKLGWLKPSGKQPSIFSKFRSLGRITSHVGGRGETKEKSDCSVREKQKDTSENQEVKQTLENNKEQTGLDVLKWMFQGQLVLRTRCLECECFTERREDFQDISVPVQENDNISSDSDSSQISPDPKPELKTLKWAISQFASVERIMGEDKYFCETCHHYTEAERSLLFDKTPEVITIHLKCFAANGSEMDPYAGLSKVNTPLQTPLKLSLHEWCTQPDSPDQSHLYELFAVVMHSGVTISSGHYTTCIRMMDLHLTTLRLQAQDEDQDREEDTKQKKEEVPQTEYDDGEVSFSLPGRGQNVARVSTATSMSSKLGSKRSSEGVGLLGGQRSVTSYELSSSNQTNPEKAPGSASRAADSLLQNTVKKEPEEEGVDAMGDGTQVCFDLALQNLLDFEGKWMLFDDSEVRQFEEEDFLRACSPETCTTSTPYLLFYKRVSQ, translated from the exons ATGCCCGGACTGCATAATGAAGGTGGAGTGGTGGCTGCAGTTTGCAGTCCTGTGAAGAAGAGCAAACTGTCTCTGAAGTTCTTCCAGAAGAAGGAAACCAAAAGAGCCTTGGACTTCTCAGAGGCCCCTGCAGAAGACAACGGCACTGCAGAACCAGAAGAGACTACGAA TCATGACCAGGTTGTGTCAATGCCTTGCCCTTCATCTCCTCTCACTTGTGAGAAGCGTGAGAGCCTGGTCCCCTTCATTGGGTTTAATAATTTGGGGAACACTTGCTATCTGAACAGCATCCTTCAG GTCTTATATTACTGTCCTGGTTTTAAAGAGGCCATCAAATCGTTGTGTCAGTTGGCTAAGCTGAAAGACAAACAGCAAGAAGATGGTGCCAAAAATGAG GGGGACATGGGTGAGAACACCCTACCTGTTCCCATGGAGCTGCTGGGTAGTTTCCacagcatcatctcttctgttGAGCAGTTGCAATCCAGCTTTCTGCTTAACCCGGAAAAATACAGTGAAGGAGAGCTTGCTACACCACCTCGCAAGCTGCTTAACACGCTCAG GCAGCTTAATCCAATGTATGAGGGTTACTTGCAGCATGATGCACAGGAGGTGCTGCAGTGCATTCTAGCTAACATCCAGGAGGCCTGTGACAATATTAAAAAAGAGCAAACAGACAACCAGAAGGACAGCACAATGAGCAATGGAATGGGGGAGTCTAACCACGAGGATGATGGTAGCTTTGATGGCCAGTTGAGTGGAAAGAGGAAGAGTGACACAGAAGCAGGCAATGCTAAGAAAAAGCCAAAATCTCAAAGCAAATCAAAGAAGAATGAGGGAAACGTGCCTATGACCCGCTCAAAACGAAAATCGTCCAGCAACATAACCACAGAGAGTTCTGACCAGAGGAATGGAACTGAGGAGCAAGAAAAAGAGCAAGAGGAGGACAAAGGGAGTACTACAGAAGAGGAAAAGAATGACAGTCCCCCAAAAGAGGTGGGCAAGAGGACAAGGAGAGGGAAGCTGGGCTGGTTGAAGCCATCTGGGAAGCAGCCTAGCATCTTCTCAAAGTTCCGTAGCTTGGGACGAATTACTTCACATGTAGGAGGGAGAGGGGAGACCAAGGAGAAATCCGATTGTAGTGTCCGAGAGAAGCAGAAGGATACCTCAGAGAATCAAGAAGTTAAACAGACTCTGGAAAATAATAAAG AGCAAACAGGCCTGGATGTGCTGAAGTGGATGTTCCAGGGTCAGCTGGTCCTGCGGACACGCTGCCTGGAATGTGAGTGTTTTACAGAGCGGAGAGAGGACTTTCAAGACATCAGCGTACCTGTGCAAGAGAATGACAACATCTCCTCTGACTCTGACAGTTCTCAGA TTTCTCCAGATCCCAAGCCTGAGCTGAAAACTCTAAAGTGGGCCATATCTCAATTTGCATCTGTGGAGAGGATTATGGGTGAAGACAAATATTTCTGTGAGACCTGTCATCACTACACAGAAGCAGAGAGAAGTCTTCTGTTTGACAAAACACCAGAAGTCATCACAATCCACCTGAAATGCTTTGCTGCCAATGGCTCTGA GATGGATCCTTATGCTGGCCTTTCCAAGGTGAATACTCCTCTGCAAACCCCTCTCAAGCTTTCCCTGCACGAGTGGTGCACTCAGCCTGATTCTCCAGACCAGAGCCATCTCTATGAGCTCTTCGCCGTGGTCATGCACAGCGGAGTAACCATCAGCAGCGGTCACTACACCACTTGCATCCGCATGATGGATCTCCATCTCACCACACTCAGACTTCAAGCTCAGGATGAAGATCAAGACCGAGAGGAAGACACGAAACAGAAGAAAGAGGAGGTACCACAAACAGAGTACGATGACGGTGAGGTGTCTTTCAGCTTGCCTGGCAGAGGGCAAAATGTGGCCAGAGTCAGCACGGCAACAAGCATGTCCAGCAAATTAGGAAGCAAAAGGTCCTCCGAGGGTGTTGGGCTTTTAGGAGGACAGAGAAGTGTCACCAGTTATGAGCTCAGCAGCAGCAATCAAACCAATCCAGAGAAGGCTCCCGGCTCGGCCAGTCGTGCTGCCGATTCTTTGCTTCAGAACACAGTGAAGAAAGAGCCAGAGGAAGAGGGAGTTGATGCTATGGGCGACGGAACCCAGGTGTGTTTTGACCTCGCTCTGCAAAACCTTTTGGACTTTGAGGGAAAGTGGATGCTGTTTGATGACTCCGAAGTGAGACAGTTTGAAGAAGAGGACTTCCTCAGAGCCTGTTCCCCCGAGACATGCACCACCTCTACACCTTACCTGCTCTTCTACAAGAGAGTCTCTCAGTAA